Proteins co-encoded in one Neodiprion lecontei isolate iyNeoLeco1 chromosome 3, iyNeoLeco1.1, whole genome shotgun sequence genomic window:
- the LOC107223155 gene encoding uncharacterized protein LOC107223155 translates to MDSSPSIGGSPSGPGDLEMAEDYAYACQRAELLGLPLPSQEEWTKSRQATESTKEEIEDSIVEDATMKDESLQRVGGGLDELNSILSATQKKLNRFKTVCGSLGAMLKVRVGSRSSTPDHAPLQPNPDSSKGLSDTLTADETISVECTVDETVEKIGAGARRHDINDKIESHVDKLDLLISKAENAQYSMQHQTKQMKKFLK, encoded by the exons ATGGATTCCTCACCCTCGATAGGCGGCAG TCCCTCGGGACCCGGGGATCTAGAGATGGCCGAGGACTACGCCTACGCGTGTCAAAGAGCCGAACTCCTGGGGCTGCCACTACCTAGTCAGGAGGAATGGACCAAGTCAAGGCAAGCCACTGAATCCACCAAAGAAGAGATCGAGGACTCGATAGTCGAG GATGCCACTATGAAAGATGAAAGCTTGCAACGCGTCGGGGGCGGTCTGGATGAACTTAACAGCATCCTAAGCGCAACTCAAAAGAAGCTGAACAGGTTTAAA ACTGTCTGCGGTAGCTTGGGGGCCATGTTGAAGGTACGAGTGGGCTCCAGGTCAAGCACTCCAGACCATGCACCTCTCCAGCCAAACCCGGACAGCTCGAAAGGCTTGAGTGACACCCTGACGGCCGATGAGACTATATCTGTGGAGTGTACGGTGGATGAAACGGTTGAAAAGATCGGGGCTGGTGCTCGGAGGCACGATATCAATGATAAGATCGAGTCACACGTTGACAAGTTGGACCTGTTGATATCGAAGGCGGAAAACGCACAGTACAGTATGCAGCATCAAACGAAgcaaatgaagaaatttttgaaatag
- the LOC107223178 gene encoding integrator complex subunit 2 isoform X1, which yields MPTNTAVSPRVFTAIQNVHIKELSTCSQKEIRPILPCLVRMSLISPLDITKECAEGRKEILTILSGIELVNSIVALLSIDFHALETDVRKEQQLRQKLGSVQSDSILAQSLQSGLALEFERSDSTRRLRLVLSEILFIASQIQELQRNQEFQIKQSDLFDNAVYMEEISDVICIALAELPALLSILDIAETLLHVKHGPEIICWIVANSPDSFAEVCAHLIANGERQEESALGRIRTQALTMLCQMNPSQALAVRAKCVELCRMPALAITLSLEHENIDNLQPESDMVAFVSGLLLGNDQQVRTWIAMFVRNGQKRKWESHTALQSLREELLRRLKAITSHSSDSQLAESYVVQASALLRLYCALRGIGGIKFQDDEVVMIVQLLTSHPPPSPAGVRFVSLGLCMLIACPSLIGHSNLEKRSIEWVQWLVREEVYFESTSGVSASFGEMLLLMAIHFHSNQLSAICELVCATLGMKIPIRPNNLTRMKQIFTQEIFTEQVVTSHAVKVPVTANLSANIPGFLPVHCIHQLLKSRAFAKHKVPIKNWIYRQICDSVPPLHPVLPALVEVYVNSILVTTNKTSEHTNKPITEDEIRRVFQNSVFGANFDPKKSVLNIADMENDYMDVDTSKPSLTSQLLLLYYLLLYEDVRLSNMHNFISQGKKVKSYSTEFLSELPIKYLLQQVQRDQMSYAGLFSPLLRLLATHFPHLSLVDDWLDEEMINIDSMTANYDNVVINDVAIIEAFGHIETCPSRTGRLLRQLIDMKPTDIWPHAETIIHFFKAILDNKVPRYIQELYKQVWLRLNTVLPRCLWVLSINALIIENTMVRNVFLTQENIVLDPLQVLRCHTRVFRCAPVLSVILRILQATLAASRSQLSRHMQDRPLTEKIGQLTSEAEREDLRTALVAGQESAAVQILLEACLETEEDRQVPGQMWSLREIRSVVCSYLHQVFIADPSLAKLVHFQGYPRELLPITVSGIPSMHICLDWIPELLSQPEPEKQVFAVDLASHLAVQYALPKALSVSRLAINTLATLLGVLPAKGRVLLFMPVLPALTRICLAFPPLAEDTTALLLQLGRVSVAQAALGDKSAEILCREVNKTFAALLQKAILQSRVF from the exons ATGCCAACCAACACTGCAGTGTCGCCCCGAGTTTTTACTGCGATACAAAATGTACATATCAAAGAACTATCGACGTGCTCTCAGAAAGAAATACGACCAATTCTACCCTGTTTGGTTAGGATGAGCTTGATCTCACCCTTGGACATCACAAAAGAATGCGCAGAAgggagaaaagaaatattaacGATATTATCCGGGATAGAATTAGTTAATTCCATCGTAGCTCTTCTATCAATAGACTTTCACGCGTTAGAAACTGACGTTCGTAAGGAACAACAATTGAG aCAAAAACTTGGAAGTGTTCAAAGCGACAGCATTCTTGCTCAGTCATTACAGAGCGGATTAGCTTTGGAATTCGAACGTAGTGACTCTACTCGACGACTACGCTTAGTACTCAGTGAGATCCTTTTTATAGCCTCTCAGATACAAGAGCTCCAGAGAAATCAAGAGTTTCAGATCAAGCAATCAGATTTATTTGATAATGCGGTTTACATGGAAGAAATAAGCGATGTTATTTGCATAGCCCTGGCAGAACTCCCTGCTCTATTGTCGATTCTAGACATAGCGGAAACTTTGTTACATGTTAAACATGGTCCAGAGATAATATGCTGGATCGTAGCCAACAGTCCAGATAGTTTTGCAGAGGTTTGTGCTCATCTGATCGCAAATGGAGAGAGACAAGAAGAATCTGCCTTAGGTCGAATTCGTACCCAAGCTTTGACCATGCTGTGCCAAATGAATCCCAGTCAGGCTTTAGCTGTTAGAGCAAAATGTGTTGAACTATGCCGCATGCCTGCACTTGCCATAACTCTGAGTCTTGAACATGAGAATATCGATAACTTACAACCAGAAAGCGACATGGTTGCTTTTGTGTCTGGATTGTTGCTTGGAAATGATCAGCAAGTAAGAACTTGGATCGCGATGTTTGTCAGGAATGGTCAGAAACGAAAATGGGAGTCCCATACAGCTCTGCAATCTCTTAGAGAAGAACTGCTTAGAAGACTAAAGGCAATTACTTCCCACAGCTCAGACAGTCAGTTGGCAGAGTCTTATGTTGTTCAAGCCAGTGCCTTGCTCAGACTTTATTGCGCGCTCAGAGGAATCGGCGGGATAAAATTTCAGGACGACGAAGTTGTCATGATAGTGCAATTATTGACTTCTCATCCCCCACCATCTCCAGCTGGGGTCAGATTCGTGTCTTTGGGATTGTGCATGCTAATTGCTTGCCCGTCGCTGATAGGACACAGTAATCTTGAAAAACGTAGCATAGAATGGGTACAGTGGCTTGTCAGAGAAGAAGTTTACTTCGAAAGTACAAGTGGCGTGTCTGCCAGCTTTGGTGAAATGTTACTTCTCATGGCTATTCATTTCCACAGCAATCAGCTATCCGCTATTTGTGAGCTGGTCTGCGCTACTCTAGGAATGAAAATACCCATCAGGCCAAATAATCTCACTAGAATGAAGCAGATATTCACACAAGAAATATTCACTGAACAGGTTGTCACATCTCATGCAGTGAAGGTCCCTGTTACAGCAAATCTCAGCGCAAACATCCCCGGGTTTTTGCCTGTGCACTGCATACATCAGTTGCTAAAATCAAGAGCGTTTGCCAAACACAAAGTACCAATTAAAAATTGGATTTATCGTCAAATATGCGACAGTGTACCTCCCCTACATCCTGTACTACCAGCTCTGGTGGAGGTATACgtcaattcaattttagttACAACTAACAAAACCTCCGAACATACCAATAAACCGATCACAGAGGATGAAATCAGAAGAGTATTCCAGAATAGTGTTTTTGGAGCAAATTTCGATCCAAAAAAGTCTGTTCTAAATATTGCTGATATGGAAAATGATTACATGGATGTTGACACTTCAAAACCATCCCTAACGTCACAACTGTTGctattgtattatttattattgtacgAGGATGTGAGATTATCAAATATGCATAATTTCATATCACAGGGTAAAAAAGTGAAGTCGTATTCAACCGAGTTCTTATCTGAGTTGCCAATAAAATATCTCTTGCAACAAGTTCAAAGGGATCAAATGAGTTACGCAGGATTGTTTTCTCCTCTTTTGCGGCTCTTAGCCACACATTTTCCACATCTGTCGTTGGTGGATGACTGGTTGGATGAAGAGATGATAAATATAGACTCAATGACAGCTAATTACGACAATGTTGTAATTAATGATGTAGCAATTATCGAGGCATTTGGACATATCGAAACTTGCCCATCCCGAACAGGAAGATTACTACGTCAGCTTATAGACATGAAGCCTACAGATATTTGGCCACATGCGGAAACCATTATACATTTCTTCAAAGCAATATTGGACAATAAAGTACCAAGATACATTCAAG aacTGTATAAACAAGTCTGGTTAAGATTAAACACTGTATTACCAAGATGCCTTTGGGTACTATCAATCAATGCAttaatcattgaaaatacaaTGGTCAGGAATGTATTTCTTACTCAAGAAAACATTGTCCTTGACCCACTGCAAGTTTTGCGATGCCACACAAGAGTTTTTAGATGCGCGCCCGTCTTGTCAGTTATTCTACG TATTTTGCAAGCAACATTAGCTGCATCTCGATCTCAGTTATCTAGACATATGCAGGACAGACCCttaacagaaaaaattggtcaaCTAACCAGCGAAGCTGAAAGAGAGGATCTACGAACTGCTCTGGTTGCAGGGCAAGAGAGTGCAGCAGTACAAATTCTCTTAGAAGCCTGCTTAGAAACAGAAGAAGATCGTCAAGTGCCTGGTCAAATGTGGTCCCTAAGGGAAATACGAAGTGTCGTTTGTTCATACCTTCATCAAGTTTTTATTGCTGATCCTTCACTAGCAAAATTAGTGCATTTTCAA GGATATCCAAGAGAGCTATTACCAATTACTGTTTCTGGTATTCCCTCTATGCACATTTGTCTCGATTGGATACCAGAGTTGTTGTCGCAGCCTGAACCAGAGAAGCAAGTATTTGCTGTTGATCTAGCATCTCATTTGGCAGTTCAGTATGCCCTACCAAAAGCTCTGAGTGTATCACGGCTAGCTATTAATACACTGGCAACTTTATTAGGAGTTTTGCCAGCTAAAGGTAGAGTGTTGTTATTCATGCCTGTTTTACCAGCTCTTACAAGGATCTGTTTGGCATTTCCACCTTTGGCTGAAGATACAACTGCTTTATTGCTACAACTTGGACGAGTTAGTGTGGCCCAAGCAGCCCTGGGAGATAAATCCGCAGAAATATTATGTCGCGAGGTCAACAAAACGTTCGCTGCTTTGCTGCAAAAAGCAATTCTCCAGTCAAGAGTATTCTAA
- the LOC107223178 gene encoding integrator complex subunit 2 isoform X2 produces the protein MPTNTAVSPRVFTAIQNVHIKELSTCSQKEIRPILPCLVRMSLISPLDITKECAEGRKEILTILSGIELVNSIVALLSIDFHALETDVRKEQQLRQKLGSVQSDSILAQSLQSGLALEFERSDSTRRLRLVLSEILFIASQIQELQRNQEFQIKQSDLFDNAVYMEEISDVICIALAELPALLSILDIAETLLHVKHGPEIICWIVANSPDSFAEVCAHLIANGERQEESALGRIRTQALTMLCQMNPSQALAVRAKCVELCRMPALAITLSLEHENIDNLQPESDMVAFVSGLLLGNDQQVRTWIAMFVRNGQKRKWESHTALQSLREELLRRLKAITSHSSDSQLAESYVVQASALLRLYCALRGIGGIKFQDDEVVMIVQLLTSHPPPSPAGVRFVSLGLCMLIACPSLIGHSNLEKRSIEWVQWLVREEVYFESTSGVSASFGEMLLLMAIHFHSNQLSAICELVCATLGMKIPIRPNNLTRMKQIFTQEIFTEQVVTSHAVKVPVTANLSANIPGFLPVHCIHQLLKSRAFAKHKVPIKNWIYRQICDSVPPLHPVLPALVEVYVNSILVTTNKTSEHTNKPITEDEIRRVFQNSVFGANFDPKKSVLNIADMENDYMDVDTSKPSLTSQLLLLYYLLLYEDVRLSNMHNFISQGKKVKSYSTEFLSELPIKYLLQQVQRDQMSYAGLFSPLLRLLATHFPHLSLVDDWLDEEMINIDSMTANYDNVVINDVAIIEAFGHIETCPSRTGRLLRQLIDMKPTDIWPHAETIIHFFKAILDNKVPRYIQELYKQVWLRLNTVLPRCLWVLSINALIIENTMVRNVFLTQENIVLDPLQVLRCHTRVFRCAPVLSVILRARECSSTNSLRSLLRNRRRSSSAWSNVVPKGNTKCRLFIPSSSFYC, from the exons ATGCCAACCAACACTGCAGTGTCGCCCCGAGTTTTTACTGCGATACAAAATGTACATATCAAAGAACTATCGACGTGCTCTCAGAAAGAAATACGACCAATTCTACCCTGTTTGGTTAGGATGAGCTTGATCTCACCCTTGGACATCACAAAAGAATGCGCAGAAgggagaaaagaaatattaacGATATTATCCGGGATAGAATTAGTTAATTCCATCGTAGCTCTTCTATCAATAGACTTTCACGCGTTAGAAACTGACGTTCGTAAGGAACAACAATTGAG aCAAAAACTTGGAAGTGTTCAAAGCGACAGCATTCTTGCTCAGTCATTACAGAGCGGATTAGCTTTGGAATTCGAACGTAGTGACTCTACTCGACGACTACGCTTAGTACTCAGTGAGATCCTTTTTATAGCCTCTCAGATACAAGAGCTCCAGAGAAATCAAGAGTTTCAGATCAAGCAATCAGATTTATTTGATAATGCGGTTTACATGGAAGAAATAAGCGATGTTATTTGCATAGCCCTGGCAGAACTCCCTGCTCTATTGTCGATTCTAGACATAGCGGAAACTTTGTTACATGTTAAACATGGTCCAGAGATAATATGCTGGATCGTAGCCAACAGTCCAGATAGTTTTGCAGAGGTTTGTGCTCATCTGATCGCAAATGGAGAGAGACAAGAAGAATCTGCCTTAGGTCGAATTCGTACCCAAGCTTTGACCATGCTGTGCCAAATGAATCCCAGTCAGGCTTTAGCTGTTAGAGCAAAATGTGTTGAACTATGCCGCATGCCTGCACTTGCCATAACTCTGAGTCTTGAACATGAGAATATCGATAACTTACAACCAGAAAGCGACATGGTTGCTTTTGTGTCTGGATTGTTGCTTGGAAATGATCAGCAAGTAAGAACTTGGATCGCGATGTTTGTCAGGAATGGTCAGAAACGAAAATGGGAGTCCCATACAGCTCTGCAATCTCTTAGAGAAGAACTGCTTAGAAGACTAAAGGCAATTACTTCCCACAGCTCAGACAGTCAGTTGGCAGAGTCTTATGTTGTTCAAGCCAGTGCCTTGCTCAGACTTTATTGCGCGCTCAGAGGAATCGGCGGGATAAAATTTCAGGACGACGAAGTTGTCATGATAGTGCAATTATTGACTTCTCATCCCCCACCATCTCCAGCTGGGGTCAGATTCGTGTCTTTGGGATTGTGCATGCTAATTGCTTGCCCGTCGCTGATAGGACACAGTAATCTTGAAAAACGTAGCATAGAATGGGTACAGTGGCTTGTCAGAGAAGAAGTTTACTTCGAAAGTACAAGTGGCGTGTCTGCCAGCTTTGGTGAAATGTTACTTCTCATGGCTATTCATTTCCACAGCAATCAGCTATCCGCTATTTGTGAGCTGGTCTGCGCTACTCTAGGAATGAAAATACCCATCAGGCCAAATAATCTCACTAGAATGAAGCAGATATTCACACAAGAAATATTCACTGAACAGGTTGTCACATCTCATGCAGTGAAGGTCCCTGTTACAGCAAATCTCAGCGCAAACATCCCCGGGTTTTTGCCTGTGCACTGCATACATCAGTTGCTAAAATCAAGAGCGTTTGCCAAACACAAAGTACCAATTAAAAATTGGATTTATCGTCAAATATGCGACAGTGTACCTCCCCTACATCCTGTACTACCAGCTCTGGTGGAGGTATACgtcaattcaattttagttACAACTAACAAAACCTCCGAACATACCAATAAACCGATCACAGAGGATGAAATCAGAAGAGTATTCCAGAATAGTGTTTTTGGAGCAAATTTCGATCCAAAAAAGTCTGTTCTAAATATTGCTGATATGGAAAATGATTACATGGATGTTGACACTTCAAAACCATCCCTAACGTCACAACTGTTGctattgtattatttattattgtacgAGGATGTGAGATTATCAAATATGCATAATTTCATATCACAGGGTAAAAAAGTGAAGTCGTATTCAACCGAGTTCTTATCTGAGTTGCCAATAAAATATCTCTTGCAACAAGTTCAAAGGGATCAAATGAGTTACGCAGGATTGTTTTCTCCTCTTTTGCGGCTCTTAGCCACACATTTTCCACATCTGTCGTTGGTGGATGACTGGTTGGATGAAGAGATGATAAATATAGACTCAATGACAGCTAATTACGACAATGTTGTAATTAATGATGTAGCAATTATCGAGGCATTTGGACATATCGAAACTTGCCCATCCCGAACAGGAAGATTACTACGTCAGCTTATAGACATGAAGCCTACAGATATTTGGCCACATGCGGAAACCATTATACATTTCTTCAAAGCAATATTGGACAATAAAGTACCAAGATACATTCAAG aacTGTATAAACAAGTCTGGTTAAGATTAAACACTGTATTACCAAGATGCCTTTGGGTACTATCAATCAATGCAttaatcattgaaaatacaaTGGTCAGGAATGTATTTCTTACTCAAGAAAACATTGTCCTTGACCCACTGCAAGTTTTGCGATGCCACACAAGAGTTTTTAGATGCGCGCCCGTCTTGTCAGTTATTCTACG GGCAAGAGAGTGCAGCAGTACAAATTCTCTTAGAAGCCTGCTTAGAAACAGAAGAAGATCGTCAAGTGCCTGGTCAAATGTGGTCCCTAAGGGAAATACGAAGTGTCGTTTGTTCATACCTTCATCAAGTTTTTATTGCTGA